In one Dehalogenimonas formicexedens genomic region, the following are encoded:
- a CDS encoding ABC transporter permease — MKMPKLAFAISQRVITQLRRDHRTLGLIIVVPVVVMTLIGFSMPNRNAQLEITAPALIAMMALFFSFLLTGISFLRERSQGTMERLMVSPVSRTDIVLGYLLGFMIFALVQTLIIFFFTVWVFNVPYKGALWEILVFQTAIVVGSVTLGIFISTFAKNEFQMVQFIPLIIVPQVFLAGVLWPVEQMNGFLQGVSKFLPLTYAVEGLRGIMRQGESLGGVGSDLLFLLGFAVVTSALAALTLRRRASG, encoded by the coding sequence ATGAAAATGCCTAAACTGGCATTTGCTATCTCACAACGTGTGATTACTCAATTACGCCGCGATCATCGCACACTCGGGCTGATCATCGTAGTTCCGGTGGTAGTCATGACACTCATCGGATTCAGCATGCCCAACCGAAACGCTCAACTTGAAATCACCGCTCCGGCGCTGATCGCCATGATGGCCCTTTTCTTCAGTTTTTTGCTCACGGGAATCAGCTTCCTGCGTGAACGTTCCCAGGGCACCATGGAAAGACTGATGGTATCGCCTGTTTCGAGAACGGATATCGTCCTGGGGTATCTCTTGGGTTTCATGATCTTCGCCCTGGTTCAGACGTTGATCATCTTTTTCTTCACGGTATGGGTATTCAATGTTCCTTACAAAGGGGCGCTCTGGGAAATCCTGGTGTTCCAAACCGCCATCGTTGTCGGCTCGGTAACGCTGGGCATATTCATCTCGACGTTCGCCAAAAACGAGTTCCAGATGGTCCAATTCATCCCGCTGATCATCGTACCCCAGGTCTTCCTGGCCGGCGTCCTTTGGCCGGTCGAGCAAATGAACGGTTTCCTCCAGGGCGTCTCCAAGTTTCTTCCGCTGACCTACGCCGTCGAAGGCCTCCGCGGCATCATGCGGCAGGGAGAATCGCTGGGTGGCGTTGGGAGCGATCTGCTGTTTCTCCTGGGATTCGCTGTAGTGACTTCCGCCCTGGCTGCCTTAACACTGCGCCGCCGGGCAAGCGGCTGA
- a CDS encoding response regulator, producing the protein MAENTRILIVDDHAIVRSGLTSILAGEDKMHIIGEAADGNEAITKATALQPDVILLDILMPRCTGLEALPVIREKAPAARILMLTVSAEEKDLFTALKYGAQGYLLKGSGITEVVSAIRRVASGEVILSPQMAGSLVSEFRQRQANKEDIDLSPREMEVLKLVGDGLTNSEIAEKMFLGESTVRTYLSRLLDKLQLRNRAAAVAYATRRGLSSNK; encoded by the coding sequence ATGGCTGAAAATACTCGTATACTTATCGTCGATGACCACGCGATTGTCCGAAGCGGGCTTACTTCTATCCTGGCCGGCGAGGATAAGATGCATATCATCGGCGAAGCCGCCGATGGAAACGAAGCCATCACTAAAGCTACCGCCCTGCAACCGGATGTCATTCTGCTGGATATCCTGATGCCCCGCTGTACCGGTCTTGAAGCGTTGCCGGTAATCAGGGAAAAAGCGCCCGCCGCCAGGATACTCATGCTTACCGTTTCCGCCGAGGAAAAAGACCTGTTCACCGCCCTTAAATACGGCGCCCAAGGCTACCTCCTTAAAGGATCCGGAATCACGGAAGTCGTCTCGGCTATCAGGCGGGTGGCCAGTGGGGAGGTCATTCTTTCGCCGCAGATGGCGGGATCGCTGGTCTCGGAATTTCGTCAGCGTCAGGCTAACAAAGAAGATATCGACCTTTCTCCGCGTGAAATGGAAGTCTTGAAACTTGTAGGCGATGGCCTGACCAACTCGGAAATTGCTGAGAAAATGTTTTTGGGAGAAAGCACCGTCCGCACTTACCTGTCCCGGCTCCTGGACAAACTCCAGCTTAGGAACAGGGCAGCCGCCGTTGCGTATGCCACCAGGCGGGGACTGTCTTCAAACAAATAA
- a CDS encoding sensor histidine kinase: MQDPSSFTQAMRFGGRLRFYLNLYRALALVIAGSQLSVNGVVSPLPVGVIFWGVTGYTFFKFLTPASPKRYITGQLLLALDLVFSGFLIWLTGGVSSPFLLYTLSPVLTASLFYSSYLAMTVGVASILDVLLAQLVAPVESASFDATEISYFLIYIAAVSLAASLPYLVNINLQQRLEKEFVTEERQRLSREIHDGTVQTLSAINWQVQIIERELNRRGIEMQEVDKLLRLVEESRIEALESLELLRKYSGAGQMMSHLKNYLHHLKQDAGINYSINLPEAEPSLPPQIELQVLRICQEAMNNIRKHAEAKNIHFEMVRRDEHLRVSIQDDGKGFDSGQYYHGQSRHGHGLNVMKERAISAGGVLKINSVPGKGTILTIDIPLERR; the protein is encoded by the coding sequence ATGCAGGACCCGTCTTCGTTCACCCAGGCAATGAGATTCGGCGGCAGATTGAGGTTTTACCTGAATCTGTACCGGGCGCTGGCTTTGGTTATCGCGGGCAGCCAACTAAGCGTCAACGGCGTTGTGTCGCCGTTACCTGTGGGTGTTATCTTTTGGGGGGTTACCGGTTACACTTTTTTTAAATTCCTCACCCCCGCATCTCCCAAACGATACATCACAGGCCAACTGCTGCTTGCCCTTGATCTCGTGTTCTCCGGCTTTTTGATCTGGCTTACCGGTGGCGTCAGCAGCCCCTTCCTCCTCTATACGTTATCCCCCGTCCTGACAGCCTCGCTGTTTTATTCTTCATATTTGGCGATGACGGTTGGCGTTGCTTCAATTCTGGATGTTTTGCTCGCCCAACTGGTGGCGCCGGTTGAAAGCGCCAGTTTTGACGCCACGGAAATCAGCTACTTTTTGATATATATCGCAGCGGTAAGCCTTGCTGCTTCCTTGCCTTACCTGGTCAATATCAACCTTCAGCAGCGCCTGGAAAAAGAATTTGTGACCGAAGAAAGGCAGAGGTTATCGCGTGAAATCCATGACGGCACCGTACAGACCCTTTCAGCGATCAACTGGCAGGTACAGATTATCGAACGGGAACTGAACCGCCGCGGCATCGAGATGCAGGAGGTAGATAAACTTCTGCGGCTCGTCGAGGAATCAAGGATCGAAGCCCTGGAATCATTGGAGTTGCTGCGTAAGTATTCCGGCGCCGGGCAGATGATGTCGCACCTCAAGAATTACCTCCATCACTTGAAACAGGATGCCGGAATCAATTACAGCATCAACCTGCCTGAGGCGGAGCCATCACTACCGCCGCAGATCGAACTGCAGGTTTTACGTATCTGCCAGGAAGCTATGAACAATATCCGGAAACATGCCGAGGCTAAGAACATACACTTCGAGATGGTGCGGCGAGACGAGCACCTTCGGGTGTCCATTCAAGATGATGGCAAGGGATTCGATTCCGGCCAGTATTATCACGGGCAGTCACGGCACGGTCACGGTCTCAACGTGATGAAAGAACGCGCTATTTCAGCGGGCGGCGTTCTCAAGATCAACAGTGTGCCGGGGAAAGGCACGATTTTGACCATCGATATTCCATTGGAGAGGAGATAG
- a CDS encoding ABC transporter ATP-binding protein, translating to MIASDAVSIFDVSFKYGHLTVIDHLSLKIPQGQAFGLLGPNGAGKTTLIRLMAGLLQPDEGSIQVLNEPLTRKRSSIIGYMPQTPSVYQELSVRQNVEFFAKIYGMAAGSKRKTRVEEVIKIVDLWPKRDTSAHELSGGMRQRLSLACAIVHNPSIIFLDEPTVGLDPELRVHFWDYFRKLTAAGHTLIISSHTMDDATHCDCLVFLREGKVIARGSPSELKEAVGDPEASLEDAFLYFIRKGANENA from the coding sequence ATGATAGCCAGTGACGCCGTTTCCATCTTTGACGTAAGCTTCAAGTACGGCCACCTCACCGTAATTGACCATTTGTCTTTGAAAATCCCACAGGGGCAGGCCTTCGGCTTGCTTGGACCCAACGGAGCCGGTAAGACCACCCTTATAAGACTCATGGCCGGTCTGCTACAGCCTGATGAGGGCTCGATTCAGGTACTGAACGAACCTCTCACCCGTAAGAGATCATCCATTATCGGCTACATGCCCCAAACCCCTTCGGTGTATCAGGAGCTGAGTGTGCGGCAGAACGTGGAATTTTTCGCCAAAATCTACGGCATGGCCGCGGGGTCAAAGCGGAAGACACGCGTCGAAGAGGTCATCAAAATTGTCGACCTTTGGCCCAAAAGAGATACCAGTGCCCACGAGCTTTCCGGTGGCATGCGGCAGCGTTTGAGCCTGGCTTGCGCCATCGTTCACAACCCGAGCATCATCTTTCTCGACGAACCGACGGTTGGATTGGATCCTGAGCTCCGCGTCCATTTCTGGGATTATTTCCGGAAACTTACCGCCGCAGGCCACACCCTGATAATTTCCAGCCATACCATGGACGACGCTACTCATTGCGATTGCCTGGTTTTCCTGCGCGAAGGGAAAGTTATCGCCCGCGGATCCCCATCCGAATTAAAAGAAGCCGTCGGCGATCCTGAAGCCTCTCTGGAAGATGCATTCCTGTATTTTATCCGTAAAGGTGCGAATGAAAATGCCTAA